Proteins encoded within one genomic window of Streptomyces rubradiris:
- a CDS encoding DeoR/GlpR family DNA-binding transcription regulator has product MSENQNLLAEQRRALILDEVRRRGGVRVNELTRKLGVSDMTVRRDLDALARQGMLEKVHGGAVPVVEASTHEPGFEAKSGLEPTAKEDIARAAARLVGPGAAIALSGGTTTYALARQLLEVPDLTVVTNSVRVADVFHVAQRTSGQRQGAATVVLTGGVRTPSDSLVGPVADQAIAALHFDLLFLGVHGISLEAGLSTPNLAEAETNRRLVHSARRVVVVADHTKWGTVGLSSFATLDQVDTLVTDAGLPAEARAEISEHLRVIVAGEPEEEAVEA; this is encoded by the coding sequence GTGAGCGAGAATCAGAACCTCCTCGCGGAGCAGCGCCGCGCCCTGATCCTGGACGAGGTCCGGCGTCGCGGCGGGGTACGGGTCAACGAGCTGACCCGCAAGCTCGGCGTCTCGGACATGACCGTGCGCCGCGACCTGGACGCGCTCGCCCGCCAGGGGATGCTGGAGAAGGTGCACGGCGGCGCGGTGCCGGTGGTCGAGGCCAGCACGCACGAGCCGGGGTTCGAGGCGAAGTCGGGGCTGGAGCCGACCGCCAAGGAGGACATCGCGCGGGCTGCGGCCCGGCTGGTGGGCCCGGGGGCGGCGATCGCCCTGTCCGGCGGTACGACGACCTACGCGCTCGCCCGGCAGCTGCTGGAGGTGCCCGACCTGACCGTGGTGACGAACTCGGTGCGGGTCGCGGACGTCTTCCACGTCGCGCAGCGCACCTCGGGGCAGCGGCAGGGGGCGGCCACGGTGGTGCTGACCGGCGGGGTGCGCACCCCGTCGGACTCGCTGGTGGGACCGGTGGCCGACCAGGCGATCGCCGCGCTCCACTTCGATCTGCTGTTCCTCGGTGTGCACGGCATATCGCTGGAAGCGGGGCTGTCCACGCCGAATCTCGCGGAGGCCGAGACCAACCGGCGTCTGGTGCACTCCGCGCGCCGGGTCGTGGTGGTCGCCGACCACACCAAGTGGGGCACGGTGGGCCTGAGTTCCTTCGCCACGCTGGACCAGGTGGACACGCTGGTGACCGACGCGGGCCTGCCCGCCGAGGCGCGCGCGGAGATCTCCGAGCACCTGCGGGTGATCGTGGCGGGCGAGCCGGAGGAAGAGGCCGTGGAGGCCTGA
- a CDS encoding SRPBCC family protein, whose amino-acid sequence MARRLRPVGVDFVGTAPVRLVFDREMSAAPEQVFHALAADVSGWPRWFSAVTSARATDGGAGRQIRLRGGTRFEETVLVAREPEVYAYRVDVTNAPGARALVEEWRLAPHGTGTRVRWTFAADGPAPFRLLLGLARPGLGRSFRDAVRALDRRLATR is encoded by the coding sequence ATGGCTCGTCGTCTGCGTCCGGTGGGTGTCGACTTCGTCGGGACCGCGCCCGTACGGCTGGTCTTCGACCGGGAGATGTCCGCCGCCCCGGAACAGGTCTTCCACGCGCTCGCCGCGGACGTCTCCGGCTGGCCGCGGTGGTTCTCGGCGGTGACGTCCGCCCGGGCCACCGACGGCGGCGCCGGACGGCAGATCCGGCTCAGGGGCGGGACGCGGTTCGAGGAGACGGTGCTCGTGGCGCGGGAACCGGAGGTGTACGCCTACCGCGTCGATGTCACCAACGCGCCGGGCGCCCGGGCCCTGGTCGAGGAATGGCGGCTGGCTCCCCATGGCACCGGCACCCGTGTGCGGTGGACCTTCGCCGCCGACGGACCCGCGCCGTTCCGGCTCCTCCTCGGGCTCGCCCGGCCGGGCCTGGGGCGGTCCTTCCGGGACGCGGTGCGGGCCTTGGACCGGCGGCTGGCGACGCGCTGA
- a CDS encoding PLP-dependent cysteine synthase family protein: protein MSIPPQTTTGATLDVDRTDPAYRDWLKEAVRKVQADANRSADTHLLRFPLPERWGIDLYLKDESTHPTGSLKHRLARSLFLYGLCNGWIRPGRPVIEASSGSTAVSEAYFAKLIGVPFIAVMPRTTSAEKCRLIEFHGGRCHFVDDSRKMYEESARLAAETGGHYMDQFTYAERATDWRGNNNIAESIFRQLRLERFPEPAWIVATAGTGGTSATLARYVHYMQYDTRICVADPDNSCFFEGWTTGDPDVTCDCGSRIEGIGRPRVEPSFVPGAIDRMMKVPDAASVAAVRALEGAIGRKAGGSTGTGLWSALKIVAEMVAEGRTGSVVTLLCDPGDRYLDKYYSDAWLAAQGLDIAPYTAAIGSFLATGVWPD from the coding sequence GTGAGCATCCCGCCCCAGACCACCACCGGCGCCACCCTCGACGTCGACCGCACGGACCCGGCCTACCGTGACTGGCTCAAGGAAGCCGTCCGCAAGGTCCAGGCCGACGCCAACCGCTCGGCGGACACGCACCTGCTGCGCTTCCCGCTGCCCGAGCGGTGGGGGATCGACCTGTACCTGAAGGACGAGTCCACCCACCCCACCGGCAGCCTCAAGCACCGGCTGGCCCGCTCGCTGTTCCTCTACGGCCTGTGCAACGGCTGGATCCGCCCGGGCCGCCCGGTGATCGAGGCGTCCAGCGGTTCCACGGCGGTCTCGGAGGCCTACTTCGCGAAGCTGATCGGCGTGCCCTTCATCGCCGTCATGCCGCGCACGACCAGTGCCGAGAAGTGCCGGCTCATCGAGTTCCACGGCGGGCGGTGCCACTTCGTGGACGACTCCCGGAAGATGTACGAGGAGTCAGCCCGCCTGGCGGCGGAGACCGGCGGCCACTACATGGACCAGTTCACCTACGCCGAGCGGGCCACCGACTGGCGCGGCAACAACAACATCGCCGAGTCCATCTTCCGCCAGCTGCGCCTGGAGCGGTTCCCGGAGCCGGCCTGGATCGTGGCCACGGCGGGCACCGGCGGCACCTCCGCGACCCTGGCCCGCTACGTCCACTACATGCAGTACGACACCCGGATCTGTGTCGCCGACCCGGACAACTCCTGCTTCTTCGAGGGCTGGACCACCGGCGACCCGGACGTCACCTGCGACTGCGGCTCCCGGATCGAGGGCATCGGCAGGCCCCGAGTGGAGCCCAGCTTCGTGCCCGGCGCGATCGACCGGATGATGAAGGTCCCGGACGCGGCGAGCGTCGCCGCGGTACGGGCGCTGGAGGGTGCCATCGGCCGCAAGGCGGGCGGCTCCACGGGCACCGGGCTGTGGAGCGCGCTGAAGATCGTCGCGGAGATGGTGGCCGAGGGCCGTACCGGCAGTGTCGTCACCCTGCTGTGCGACCCGGGGGACCGGTACCTCGACAAGTACTACTCGGACGCGTGGCTCGCGGCCCAGGGCCTGGACATCGCGCCGTACACGGCGGCGATCGGCTCGTTCCTGGCGACGGGGGTGTGGCCGGACTGA
- a CDS encoding ATP-binding protein, which produces MTSHPSRHCTVELQALPSRIGQVRRIVSAQLRYWHLDPLIDRAALGVTELLSNVHRHARPDKSCTVELELLPDRLTVSVRDHDPRLPVPADATDPADAIPLATCGRGLAMVAAVSESWGARPDGENGKVVWFTLPATAAAHGHPARPPQETSRPAPAPATAAVAGGISAPPGVGTAAGGGPAVPMEVAAAAAPVATPVAAAVASAGADGGAAPGGAAGYGGR; this is translated from the coding sequence GTGACCAGTCATCCAAGCAGGCACTGCACGGTGGAGCTCCAAGCCCTGCCGTCGCGGATCGGCCAGGTCCGCAGAATCGTATCTGCGCAGTTGCGCTACTGGCATCTCGACCCGTTGATCGACCGGGCCGCGCTCGGTGTGACAGAGCTGCTGAGCAACGTCCACCGGCACGCCAGGCCCGACAAGTCGTGCACCGTGGAGCTGGAGTTGCTGCCTGACCGGCTCACGGTCTCGGTGCGCGACCACGACCCGCGTCTTCCGGTGCCGGCCGACGCCACGGACCCGGCGGACGCCATCCCGCTGGCCACCTGCGGGCGGGGGCTGGCGATGGTGGCCGCGGTGAGCGAGAGCTGGGGCGCGCGGCCGGACGGGGAGAACGGCAAGGTCGTGTGGTTCACGCTGCCGGCCACGGCGGCGGCCCACGGCCATCCCGCGCGACCGCCCCAGGAAACGTCCCGGCCGGCCCCTGCACCCGCCACGGCGGCGGTCGCGGGCGGGATCTCTGCTCCGCCGGGGGTCGGGACTGCGGCGGGAGGCGGTCCCGCCGTCCCGATGGAGGTGGCGGCGGCCGCGGCCCCCGTGGCCACCCCCGTGGCTGCCGCGGTGGCGAGCGCGGGGGCCGACGGTGGCGCGGCGCCGGGCGGAGCGGCCGGCTACGGCGGACGGTGA
- a CDS encoding TetR/AcrR family transcriptional regulator, with translation MSTSERLIESTRELLWERGYVGTSPKAILERSGAGQGSMYHHFKGKPDLALAAIRRTAAELRATAEALLGGPGTPYERIEAYLLRERDVLRGCPVGRLTMDPDVIASDELRAPVDETIAAIRDRIAELVEEGKRQGQFAPELDGAEIGAAVLATVQGGYVLARASGSPAAFDAGVRGLLALLAPRTHGNH, from the coding sequence ATGAGCACCTCGGAACGACTGATCGAGTCCACCCGTGAGCTGCTGTGGGAGCGCGGGTACGTGGGCACGAGCCCCAAGGCGATCCTGGAGCGCTCGGGAGCGGGCCAGGGCAGCATGTACCACCACTTCAAGGGCAAGCCGGATCTCGCCCTGGCAGCGATCCGGCGTACCGCCGCCGAACTGCGGGCCACCGCCGAGGCCCTGCTCGGCGGGCCGGGCACGCCGTACGAGCGGATCGAGGCGTACCTGCTGCGCGAGCGCGATGTGCTGCGGGGCTGCCCGGTCGGCCGGCTGACCATGGATCCGGACGTGATCGCGAGCGACGAACTGCGCGCGCCGGTGGACGAGACGATCGCCGCGATCCGGGACCGGATCGCCGAACTCGTCGAAGAGGGCAAGCGGCAGGGGCAGTTCGCGCCCGAGCTGGACGGCGCGGAGATCGGCGCGGCCGTGCTCGCGACCGTGCAGGGCGGCTATGTGCTCGCCCGCGCCTCCGGCTCCCCCGCCGCCTTCGACGCCGGCGTGCGCGGCCTGCTCGCACTGCTCGCGCCCCGGACTCACGGCAACCACTGA
- a CDS encoding cupin domain-containing protein — MHITRRRPDTRQGPADNFTGAVWLDEIAAPAAPSRLRMFNVHFAPGAHTAWHTHPHGQVLHVLEGEGLVGRTGGEVEEIRAGDTVWIEPGERHWHGAGPRTFMTHLAVVEAAEDGTTAEWHAHVSGYPA, encoded by the coding sequence GTGCACATCACCAGGCGCCGGCCCGACACCCGGCAGGGCCCGGCGGACAACTTCACCGGCGCGGTCTGGCTGGACGAGATAGCCGCCCCCGCCGCCCCGTCCCGGCTGCGCATGTTCAACGTCCACTTCGCACCGGGCGCGCACACGGCCTGGCACACACATCCGCACGGGCAGGTGCTGCACGTCCTGGAGGGCGAGGGCCTGGTGGGACGTACGGGCGGCGAGGTGGAGGAGATCCGCGCGGGCGACACCGTGTGGATCGAGCCGGGCGAGCGGCACTGGCACGGCGCCGGGCCCCGCACCTTCATGACCCATCTCGCGGTCGTGGAGGCCGCCGAGGACGGCACCACGGCCGAGTGGCACGCGCACGTGTCCGGCTACCCCGCCTGA